In Burkholderiales bacterium, the DNA window CACGCGGCTCACCAAGCGCCCGCCGATCAGCATTGCCGCGAGCAGCCCGAACCCGCGCGGAGCCTGGAGCAGCCCGATGGCGTCGACCGAGTAGCCGCGCACATGCTCCAGAAAGGCCGGCATGAGGACCATGGGCGGCGTGGTGAGGAAGCCGTACAGGAAAGCGAAGACCAGGCCCATGAAGAAACTGCGCTGCGCGAGCAGGCGCGGATCGAGAAAAGGTCGCCGGGCGGTCAGGCAGTGCACATTGAACAGATAGAAGCCGAGCGCGGCGAGAAACGCTTCGGTAATGATCTCCCACGACTCGAACCAGTCGAGCTGGCCGCCCCGGTCGAGCATCAGTTGCAGCGCGCCGATACCCAACGAGAGGCTCAGGAAGCCGAACCAGTCGAAGGGATGGCGCGGATGGCGCTCGGTTTCGGGAACGAAAGCGGCCGCGCCGGCCAGCGCCAACAACCCGAACGGCACGTTGATGTAGAAGATGTAGCGCCAGCTCAGGTATTCGGTCAGGTAGCCGCCCAGGGTCGGGCCGACGAAAGAGCCCATCACGGAGCCCACGCCCCACAGGGCCATGGCCTTGCCCTGCTCTTCTGGCGGATAGGTGTCGAGGATGATGGCGTGCGAGAGCGGAATGAGAAACGCGCCGCCGAGCCCCTGCACCACGCGCGCGAACACTTCCATCGCCAGGGAGTCGGCCGCGCCGCACAGCACCGACGCGCCGAGAAACACCGACACGGCCCATAGGAACACGCGCTTGCGGCCGAAGCGCAGGCTCAGCCAGCCGGCAGTGGGAATCGAAATCGCCGAGGCGACGATGTAGGACGTAATCACCCACGAAATCTGATCCTGGGTGGCCGAGAAGGCGCCCTGCATGTGCGGCAGGGCCACCGCGGCGATGGTCCAGTCGACCGAATACAGAAAGCTGGCGAGCCCGACCGACGCCGTGATCAGGGCGGGGTGGCGGGCGGGAGTCACGGTCTCAGCCGGCGTGGCCGGCCAGCGCCGGGGCGGGCACCAGGAAGCGCGGCAGCCAGCCGCTGTCGATCAGTCTTTGCACCATGCGCGGCATTCCGCGCGGCTGGCCTGTGTCCACCGTAACGGTCACCGTCATGCCGGCGCGCAGCTGCACCGATCCCGGAAGCTGGTCGACGCGGATGCGCACCGGCACGCGCTGCACGACTTTCACCCAGTTGCCGCTCGCATTCTGCGGCGGCAGCACCGCGAATTCCGCGCCGGTGGCTGGCGCGATCGCTTCCACTACGCCCGACCACGGCCGCTCGGGATAGGCATCGGCGACGACTTTCGCCGGCTGGCCCACCCGCATGTGGGTGAGCTGGGTCTCCTTGAAGTTCGCTTCGATCCACACCGGCCCGTCCTCGATCAGACTGAATGCCGGTGCACCCTTGTCCACGAACTCGCCGACCCGCAACCGCATGTTGCTGACCACACCGGCCACGGGCGCCGTGACCCGACTGCGCGCCAGGTCGTGCATCGCCGCATCGTACGCGGCCTGCGCCTCCGCGAAGCGCGGATGCTGTTCCGCGCGCAGATCCGGATTGCCGTTCAGCGCCGCCAGCACCCGGTTGGTCCTTTCGCGCACCGTCTCGAGGCGCCGGCGCGCGGCTTCCAGATTCAGGCGTGCTTCTTCGTACGTGTCGGCCCGGGTCATGCCCT includes these proteins:
- a CDS encoding HlyD family secretion protein; the protein is MSVPDGKSVIAVRRMARAALLVLVPLAAMASALYVYATGGRHVATENAYAKANIVAISAAVAGRVVEVAVRDHQAVQAGALLFRLDPEPFEIAVARARAQMDVVRADVQSLRAEYRATLQEQAEARERIEFFARQLERQERLREKGMTRADTYEEARLNLEAARRRLETVRERTNRVLAALNGNPDLRAEQHPRFAEAQAAYDAAMHDLARSRVTAPVAGVVSNMRLRVGEFVDKGAPAFSLIEDGPVWIEANFKETQLTHMRVGQPAKVVADAYPERPWSGVVEAIAPATGAEFAVLPPQNASGNWVKVVQRVPVRIRVDQLPGSVQLRAGMTVTVTVDTGQPRGMPRMVQRLIDSGWLPRFLVPAPALAGHAG
- a CDS encoding DHA2 family efflux MFS transporter permease subunit, whose product is MTPARHPALITASVGLASFLYSVDWTIAAVALPHMQGAFSATQDQISWVITSYIVASAISIPTAGWLSLRFGRKRVFLWAVSVFLGASVLCGAADSLAMEVFARVVQGLGGAFLIPLSHAIILDTYPPEEQGKAMALWGVGSVMGSFVGPTLGGYLTEYLSWRYIFYINVPFGLLALAGAAAFVPETERHPRHPFDWFGFLSLSLGIGALQLMLDRGGQLDWFESWEIITEAFLAALGFYLFNVHCLTARRPFLDPRLLAQRSFFMGLVFAFLYGFLTTPPMVLMPAFLEHVRGYSVDAIGLLQAPRGFGLLAAMLIGGRLVSRVDPRALIVAGLLLLAGSSWEMSRWTAEVGEWPLLWTNFLQGVGGGIILVPIQAIAFPALEPHRRTEAAAVYNLIRSLGASIGVSGALTLYVRTRTTMHAQLAEHITPYNEALRAQAQNGWSLAAPESLARLEEEIHLQAAVIAYTADFGLFAIVALAALPLLLFIGRPRLPAKSASPGEGIVIGE